In the Oscillospiraceae bacterium genome, one interval contains:
- a CDS encoding flavodoxin, whose translation MNIGIFVYSQTGNTLSVAQKLEGTLRSIGHMVAIKNVKAVDDHPSSDASRKVETPPDISNFDTVIFAAPVQAFSLARPMKVFLAQIASLSGKKVYGFVTQGLKKPWLGGNRAIREITAACNLKGAELLASGIICWNSDTRESQINELTKRFTEIQ comes from the coding sequence ATGAACATCGGCATTTTTGTCTACTCCCAAACCGGGAACACGCTCTCGGTGGCACAAAAACTCGAGGGCACCCTGCGTTCCATCGGTCATATGGTGGCTATTAAGAATGTGAAAGCCGTTGACGATCATCCCAGTTCCGACGCATCCCGTAAAGTCGAAACACCGCCCGACATCTCAAACTTTGACACCGTGATTTTCGCCGCCCCCGTACAGGCGTTTTCACTCGCTCGCCCCATGAAGGTATTTTTGGCGCAGATTGCATCGCTGTCCGGCAAGAAAGTGTACGGTTTTGTCACACAGGGCCTCAAAAAGCCGTGGCTCGGCGGCAATCGTGCGATTCGTGAGATCACCGCCGCCTGTAATTTGAAAGGCGCAGAGCTGCTTGCAAGCGGTATCATCTGTTGGAATTCCGACACGCGTGAAAGCCAAATCAATGAGCTCACCAAAAGGTTCACCGAAATCCAATAA
- a CDS encoding DUF2961 domain-containing protein: MFSKLTQPCDFTAKREGSWDRTGGNLDLRSIAPGETLVMADLEGPGKIVHWWCTVAGEAVEMFNRMLVLRFYWDDEETPSVEAPLGDFFGSGHGIQADCISLPITSVHGGTGRNCWFEMPFQKHAKLTITNEADKEIRSFYWNIDWQKYDSLPADTMYFHARYRQEYPTAFGKDYTILEATGKGHYVGVTLNIEKALIPGWFGEGDEKIYIDGEEHPSIWGTGTEDYFLTAWSPHVYHTAFAGFSISQGINHPGDKTTAYRFHVLDPIPFQKSIRVNIEHAWTVENKEFADHYSSVAYWYQAEPHHTEEAFPGPIERRAKWPENVTYDDFWKNGDPTKGF; encoded by the coding sequence TTTCAAAGCTGACACAGCCCTGCGACTTCACCGCCAAACGCGAGGGCAGCTGGGACCGCACCGGCGGCAACCTCGACCTTCGCAGCATCGCCCCCGGCGAAACGCTGGTTATGGCCGATTTGGAAGGTCCCGGCAAAATCGTTCACTGGTGGTGCACGGTCGCGGGTGAAGCCGTCGAAATGTTCAACCGCATGCTTGTACTGCGTTTTTATTGGGACGACGAGGAAACCCCGAGCGTCGAGGCCCCGTTAGGCGACTTTTTCGGCTCCGGTCACGGCATTCAGGCCGACTGCATCTCGCTGCCGATCACCTCAGTGCACGGCGGCACCGGCCGCAATTGCTGGTTTGAAATGCCGTTTCAAAAGCATGCCAAACTAACGATTACCAACGAGGCCGACAAGGAAATCCGCTCGTTTTATTGGAATATCGACTGGCAGAAATACGACTCTCTGCCCGCCGATACGATGTACTTCCACGCCCGCTACCGTCAGGAATACCCGACCGCTTTCGGCAAGGACTACACCATTCTCGAAGCCACGGGCAAAGGCCACTATGTCGGTGTGACGCTGAACATCGAAAAAGCGCTCATCCCCGGTTGGTTCGGCGAAGGCGACGAAAAAATCTACATCGACGGCGAGGAACACCCCTCCATCTGGGGCACCGGTACCGAGGACTACTTTTTAACCGCGTGGAGCCCGCACGTATACCATACGGCCTTTGCCGGCTTCAGCATTTCGCAGGGCATCAACCACCCCGGCGACAAGACCACGGCCTACCGTTTCCATGTCCTCGACCCGATCCCGTTCCAAAAGAGCATCCGCGTCAACATCGAGCACGCTTGGACGGTCGAGAACAAGGAGTTCGCCGACCATTATTCAAGCGTGGCTTATTGGTATCAGGCAGAGCCGCACCATACTGAGGAAGCATTCCCGGGACCGATTGAACGCCGCGCCAAGTGGCCCGAGAACGTGACATACGACGATTTCTGGAAAAACGGAGATCCCACCAAGGGCTTTTAA